The sequence below is a genomic window from Candidatus Aminicenantes bacterium.
GCTATGATTTTATTTTTACACCCGGGGCGCGGATCCATGCCCGTTTGCGCAAAGTTTTAGAAAAACGGCTGCTGCACCGGGCCGGGCGGGTCGTGGCGGTGTCTTGTGAGGATCATGAGTTCCTGGTGAAACGCTACGGGTTAACGAACGTGGTTACTATATTCAACGGCATTGCCAGTGTCGAAACCAGGCCCTGTGCCGCTGCAATTGCCGGTATGGAACGCCCGCCCAATGGATTGGTTGCCCTGGTTCCGGCCCGCTTTGAGTTCCAGAAAGGGCATGATATTTTAATTCGCGCGCTATCACTCCCGCTTCTGAAACCCTTTCGGGATCGTATCGTTTTTGTATTGGCGGGTGACGGGCCCCGCCGCCAGGCCATGCAGCAATTGGCTCTCGATCATGCGGTTGAAACCAGCCTGCGATTTTTAAAAGATTGCCCTCATGACGCAGTCATGGCCATGATGGATGCATGCGATCTGGTGGTACTGCCGTCGCGTTGGGAGGGGCTTCCCATCGCTTTGCTGGAGGCGGGGATGCGGGGATGCGCGGTACTGGCGTCGGATGCATGCGGCAACCGTGAGATTCTGGCAGAAAAGCGGGGACGGCTCTTTAGCAACACCAGTCCCGAAAGCCTGGCCGAAGAACTGGTGAAAATCCTGGATAATCCGTCTGTTTTGCTGGACATGGGAACTGCTCTGCGAAAACACGTCCAGCGCCATTACTCTTTGGAAAAGATGCTGCGGCAACTTGAGCGATTGTATACGGAATGCCTGGAAGAACATCAAGTGAAAAGTGTAAAGTCGAAAGTATAAAAATCGGCCAGTGGCAAGGGGCGAATGGGAACGAAGGTGGCAGGTGGCAGGAGACAGGACAACCTGTGAAAAGTCGAAAGTTGAAAGGTTAAAGTCGAAAGTGAAGCCCTACGAATTCTCCCGAGTGCTCCTACAAGTTCTCCCAGGAAACCCCTACTGATACTCCCCAGATCCTCTACAAGGGTCCCTGGCCTCTCGCCCCTTGCCCCTCTTGCCATCTGGATCTAATGACGCGAGCGTAGCGAGCAAATGACGCAATGACAAGCTTTCCCTAATGACCAGATCGTTTTTTTGCAGTGAACACCGGGATTTGGGATTTGTTTGGGACTTTGAATTTCGGATTTAATGCTTTTTTTTATTCCTTCTTCTTTATTCCTTATTCAGAACCTGACGGGCCGGTGGCAAGTGCCGATGGGCTAATGGCTAAGTGACTTGGGGTTCCCAGGTAGAATGGGTTGGTGACAATCCAGGGCAGGGCGGAAAAATGGTTGTCTGAAACACGGACCTCCACCCGGTATACGCCCGGCTGTTCGATTTTCCAAATGATGCGTTTGCGCAGACGCGACGTTTCCACTGTCTCGGGTTTCCCATTGCGAAGCCGTGTTACTTCAGTATGAAAGGGAAAAGGGATGTCTATTTGCAACTCTCCACGAAAACGGGAATCAGAATCTCCCATCTGCACAACCTCAGTTGATTGCGCCGGATAAAAGCGGGCGTCAAAACCATTGGCCGCCGCAATGGCCTCAATCACGTTAAAGAAATGCCCCGCCTGCAATGCACCGATAACCATCTGCATGGATTGCCCGGGGTCTTTGACCAGTTCCCGGTCGACGCGCACGTACACGGTAAGGGCCTCGAACATGGAGCGGAATGAGGGCGGCGCCGAGCCCGCAATGCCGGGCAATGACAATCCGCCCTTGTTGCCCAGGTTGAAAACCCCCGTTTTGCGCTCTGTCCGGCAATCCAGATCCCATTTGGACAGAAGATCCCGGGGATGAGGCATGGCACTGAGCAAGGCATAACTGGAATTGAACAGGTACCGGGATGCCGCAATCAAGCGCGACAGCAGGGGAAGTGTTTTCAAGCTGGAATGGAGGTTGATCAGGTCGTAGTCCGCGACTTTTGTATTGGACTTGATGATCAGGCTGTTTTTGCACCAGGATGCGCTGTCCGCAAAGGATTCGTCTACAGGTCCCATCGGGGACAGGATAACGAAATGCAAGGCAACCTCATTTGCCGCAGTGCAGATCGCTTCCCTGTCCGCGTAAATATTCTCAAAGTCAACCGGGGAAGCCACCACGCCTTTAATGAATCTGGATGGCAGGGAAGTCAGTTTGGCTTCTTTGCGATAGCGCATAATGGGGACTACCAGCAGCGCAAACAGGATCAAAACAATCAAAGCCGAGACACGTAGTTTTTTTTGCATGAAATTTTCCGGATTGCGAATTCATTATAACACCCGGCCGGGGAATTCGTCAAAGGAATCCGTGGTTGACACCCCGGGCATGAGGCTATAGAATGAACAAATGAAATCGCGGGGTTCATCCATTCCCGTTGTCCTGTTTGCCTTTGGGGCCAATTTCATTATTGCGGTAATGAAATTCGTGGTCTTTCTTTTGACGCGCTCGTCGGCCATATTGGCTGAGACTGTCCATTCCATGGCCGACAGCATGAATCAGAGCCTGTTGCTGGTGGGAATCCGTAAGGGACGCCGTGAACCGGATCAACTTCATCCCTTCGGCTTTTCAAGTGAACTGAATTTCTGGTCATTTATTGTGGCCATGCTGCTCTTTTCCGCCGGTTCCGTCTACTCCATCGCGCAGGGGATCCACAAGTGGATGAATCCCCACCCGGTGCGGCAGATCCATTACGCGTTCGCCATCCTGAGCGTGGCCATTATCGCAGAGGGCGCGGCATTTCTGAAGGCCAGGTGGTTGGTTCAAAAAGAAAGCCACGGCATGAGTGTGTACCGCTATCTGCGTTGCACCAGGAAATCTGAATTGGTCGTCGTCTTCACGCAAAACCTGGCTGCCAAACTGGAATTCAGCGATCGCCTGAACGCGCGGAAAAGATCCAACCTTATCAGCGGTTTTGAGCGGGATATACGCGAAAAGTACCCGCAGATCCGGCGGATTTTTATCGAACCGGATATCTTGCGCCCGGGGACTTTGCGCCAATTGGGATAAATGCAGACAATTTCAAAACACAGGGCGCTGACATGACGTCCAATCCAGCCGATCAGCATAAGTCCGGGTTTGCCCGGAATTACTTTCCCGATTTGGAAGCTCGAATCCAGGCCGCGTTGACCCAGGACCTGGATCCGCGCAGGGGGACCCTGGAAGCGGCGGTTCACTACGCCCTTGACGTGCGCGGGAAACGGTTGCGACCCCTGATCATGCTGACCCTGGTTGATGCCCTGGGCGGTGACCCCGAGCGATATATCGACCTTGCCACGGCGATGGAGTACATCCACACCTATTCATTGATCCACGATGATCATCCCGCCATGGATAACGATGATTTCCGGCGCGGCAAACCCACGGTACACCGCCGTTTCAACGATGCCATCGCCTTATTGGCCGGAGACACCCTCTTAACCATGGCGTTTGAGAAGATCGCGGCCCAGCCCGGACTGCCGGCTGAAACACTGATCGGTTTCATGCGGCTTATTACCAGGTGCATCGGCATGCGCGGCATGGCCGGGGGACAGGCTTTGGATCTGGAATTCAGCGGTGAGCAGGATGTGATTCCTGATATCCACCGCATGAAAACAGGTGAATTGATTCGCGGCATCATGGTGGGAACAGGAGAATTCATGAATCAGGATTCCCAACGAATCCAAGCGTTGGACCGGGCCGGCAGCGAGATCGGTACGGCTTTTCAACTGGCCGATGATTTGTTGGACCTACAGGGGGATGAATCCCTGGTTGGCAAAAAACTCCACAAGGATGGTCACAATCGCAGTCCCAATGCGGCGTTGTTTTTCGGGATTGATTACGTACGCAAAGAGATCGACCGTTCCTATCGCATCACCATGGACGCGTTAAAAAGCGCCGGAATCACTTTTCCCCCGTTCCTGGCCTTGATGCGCATGATGGTTTACAGGGAATTATGATGTCTTTTCTTGAGCGCATAAACGGACCTGATGATCTGAAAAAGTTGGAATTTCGAGAGTTGGAGAAATTGGCCGCTGAGATCCGCGACCTGCTCATTGATGTGGTGTCCAAGAGCGGCGGTCACCTGGCTTCCAACCTGGGAGTCGTGGAGTTGACCCTCGCCTTGCACCGGGTGTTTGACGCGCCGAAAGACCGGATTATCTGGGATGTGGGCCACCAGTGTTACACCCATAAGATCGTAACCGGACGCCGTGACCGCATCTATTCCATTCGCAAGAAGGGAGGCATTTGCGGTTATCCGGATATCTTTGAAAGTGAATACGATGCCTTGAATGCCGGTCATGCCTCCACTTCGCTGGCTTTTGCCGGCGGTATGGCCCTGGCGCGCGACCGCAAAAAGCAGAACCATCATATCGTGACAGTACTGGGCGACGGGGCTTTAACCGGGGGGGTGGCCCTGGAAGCCCTGAATCATATCGGGCAGGTAAAGCCCCGCCTGATTATCGTCTTGAACGACAACAAGATGTCCATCTCTCCCAATGTCGGGGGAATCTCCAAACACCTCAACTACCTGGTATCGGGCAGGCCTTACATTCGCCTGAAAGAGTTGGTCCAGGCGATCCTGAAAAGTATTCCCGGTATCGGCAAATCCATGGCGGATCTGGCCCGTAAGATCGAGGTGCTGATCCGGTCCATGATGGTTCCCGGATCCCTGTTTGACGAACTGGGTGTCAAGTACATCGGTCCCGTCAACGGCCATAATCAGGCTGAATTGGAAAAAGAGCTTCGCGAAGCCCAAAAATACGATTTCCCGGTTCTTCTCCACGTTGTAACTGAAAAAGGCCATGGATATCGACCGGCGGAGGAGAACCCCAGCTCTTTTCACTCTTCTTTGCCGTTTGAAGTGGCCAACGGCAAATTCCTCAAGGCCCAAACACCTCCGTCTTATTCCACGGTATTCGGTCGTACCGTGCTAAAGATCATGCAACAGGATCCCGAGGTTGTGGCCATTACCGCCGCCATGCCCGAAGGCACCGGACTGGATATTTCCCAAAAGCAATTCCCGGACAGGGTTTATGATGTGGGAATCGCGGAGCAGTACATGTTCGATATGGCCGGAGGCTTATCCCTCGGTGGGCTGAAACCCGTTATCAGTGTTTATTCCACATTTTTGCAACGGGCGGTGGATCAGGTCACCCATGATTTGTCTCTAATGAAGATTCCCGTGGTCGTGGGGATCGACCGCGCCGGCCTGGTGAGTGGAGACGGTCCCACCCACCAGGGTATCTACGACATCGCCTTGTTGCAGCCGGTACCCCATGTGGTCCTGGTTGCCCCCAGGGATGAAAACGAACTGCAACACCTGATCCACTCGGCATTTTCGTATTCCCGCCCCGTTTTTATCCGCTATCCCAAGGAACCGGGTCAGGGTGTGGAGATGGAAGCGCATTTTCGTGACATCCCCCTGGGACAGAGTGAAGTTTTGCGGGAAGGCAAGGATCTGTTGATCCTGGCCGTGGGGCCCCTGGTTTATCAGGCCATGCAGGCGGCGCAAAACCTATCCCGCGACAACGGTATTGAAACAACCGTGGTCGATGTGCGCTTTATCAAACCCCTGGACAGGGATTCGATCCTGGACCACCTGAAGCGCATCCGGTACGTGATCACCCTGGAAGACGGTGTCCGCACGGGCGGGTTCTCCACCCTCATCCGTGAACTCATACTTGAAGGAAACATCCGGGACTGCCGTCTGCTCTGCATGGGAGTTCCGGATGAAATCGTGATAACAGCCAGTCGCTCGGAGTTGTTGGCCCGGTATCAACTCGATGCCGCCGGAGTGGAACGCTCCGCACGTGAAT
It includes:
- a CDS encoding polyprenyl synthetase family protein, which encodes MTSNPADQHKSGFARNYFPDLEARIQAALTQDLDPRRGTLEAAVHYALDVRGKRLRPLIMLTLVDALGGDPERYIDLATAMEYIHTYSLIHDDHPAMDNDDFRRGKPTVHRRFNDAIALLAGDTLLTMAFEKIAAQPGLPAETLIGFMRLITRCIGMRGMAGGQALDLEFSGEQDVIPDIHRMKTGELIRGIMVGTGEFMNQDSQRIQALDRAGSEIGTAFQLADDLLDLQGDESLVGKKLHKDGHNRSPNAALFFGIDYVRKEIDRSYRITMDALKSAGITFPPFLALMRMMVYREL
- the dxs gene encoding 1-deoxy-D-xylulose-5-phosphate synthase, encoding MMSFLERINGPDDLKKLEFRELEKLAAEIRDLLIDVVSKSGGHLASNLGVVELTLALHRVFDAPKDRIIWDVGHQCYTHKIVTGRRDRIYSIRKKGGICGYPDIFESEYDALNAGHASTSLAFAGGMALARDRKKQNHHIVTVLGDGALTGGVALEALNHIGQVKPRLIIVLNDNKMSISPNVGGISKHLNYLVSGRPYIRLKELVQAILKSIPGIGKSMADLARKIEVLIRSMMVPGSLFDELGVKYIGPVNGHNQAELEKELREAQKYDFPVLLHVVTEKGHGYRPAEENPSSFHSSLPFEVANGKFLKAQTPPSYSTVFGRTVLKIMQQDPEVVAITAAMPEGTGLDISQKQFPDRVYDVGIAEQYMFDMAGGLSLGGLKPVISVYSTFLQRAVDQVTHDLSLMKIPVVVGIDRAGLVSGDGPTHQGIYDIALLQPVPHVVLVAPRDENELQHLIHSAFSYSRPVFIRYPKEPGQGVEMEAHFRDIPLGQSEVLREGKDLLILAVGPLVYQAMQAAQNLSRDNGIETTVVDVRFIKPLDRDSILDHLKRIRYVITLEDGVRTGGFSTLIRELILEGNIRDCRLLCMGVPDEIVITASRSELLARYQLDAAGVERSAREFMNS
- a CDS encoding glycosyltransferase family 1 protein — translated: MKILHVTDRWITGGGQEHIYRICKELNQHEFMVMAAHDGPARRRFAALANVEAGIGAVTPAKVKTLQPDLIHFHHMRPLLQWFCRFPAAPDLPVVVTVHGLHVRRYDFIFTPGARIHARLRKVLEKRLLHRAGRVVAVSCEDHEFLVKRYGLTNVVTIFNGIASVETRPCAAAIAGMERPPNGLVALVPARFEFQKGHDILIRALSLPLLKPFRDRIVFVLAGDGPRRQAMQQLALDHAVETSLRFLKDCPHDAVMAMMDACDLVVLPSRWEGLPIALLEAGMRGCAVLASDACGNREILAEKRGRLFSNTSPESLAEELVKILDNPSVLLDMGTALRKHVQRHYSLEKMLRQLERLYTECLEEHQVKSVKSKV